One Nitrospinota bacterium genomic region harbors:
- a CDS encoding DASS family sodium-coupled anion symporter, whose translation MSRSVLISLSLIAVAVICHALGIYSGWWGITKAESISFTILAITAIFWISETVPLFVTSFLIIALQTVWLLPAINEGGKDISGQMFLTPFFSDIILLFLGGFVLSAMLHKFNLDQRIAKWILARSGGEPSILLLSVIVISSFFSAWMSNTATAAMMFAIILPILNDLPKGSVFPVALSLSIPFACNLGGLATPIGTPPNAIALSYLAKQGVEISFAFWMVLAIPLVLLLMFLLWRALMWLFPPEGEKLSLSAIDVERLSPKHYSVIAIFSITCLGWLTTDLHGLSTGMVGIFPVIATFGFRLLNTRDFRTLSWDVLIMLGGGLSLGVGLEQSGLVGEIIKVVPDSMPLWGLLAVIAFIALLMSTFISNTATANLLIPVAVSISSGSALHALVVAMACSGAMALPVSSPPNAIAFGSGTITSRQMFLAGGLISLLTLAVLLLAGVFYWEMLGIK comes from the coding sequence ATGAGCAGATCGGTTTTGATTTCGTTATCATTGATAGCGGTAGCAGTGATTTGCCACGCGCTCGGCATTTATTCGGGCTGGTGGGGGATCACAAAAGCCGAATCGATATCATTTACCATCCTTGCGATAACCGCCATCTTCTGGATAAGTGAAACCGTACCGCTGTTTGTCACGAGCTTTCTGATAATTGCGTTGCAGACAGTTTGGCTCCTCCCCGCCATCAATGAAGGGGGAAAGGATATATCCGGCCAGATGTTCCTCACGCCGTTCTTTTCGGATATTATCCTGCTGTTCCTGGGGGGATTCGTCCTCTCCGCAATGCTGCACAAATTCAATCTGGACCAGCGCATAGCCAAATGGATACTGGCGCGTTCAGGGGGGGAGCCGTCCATACTCCTTCTGTCAGTTATCGTTATCTCCTCCTTTTTCTCGGCCTGGATGAGCAACACCGCGACCGCCGCCATGATGTTCGCCATTATCCTGCCGATCCTGAATGATCTGCCAAAGGGTTCCGTTTTTCCTGTCGCGCTTTCCCTCTCAATTCCCTTCGCTTGCAATCTTGGCGGACTGGCAACGCCGATAGGCACTCCGCCGAACGCCATCGCTTTAAGCTATCTTGCGAAACAGGGTGTAGAGATATCCTTTGCATTTTGGATGGTACTTGCCATACCGCTTGTACTCCTTTTAATGTTTCTCCTTTGGCGCGCGCTGATGTGGCTCTTTCCTCCGGAGGGCGAAAAGCTCTCTCTTAGCGCCATCGACGTGGAAAGGCTGTCGCCGAAACATTATTCGGTTATTGCGATATTTTCCATTACCTGCCTCGGGTGGCTTACCACCGACCTGCATGGCCTTTCCACAGGGATGGTCGGCATTTTTCCGGTCATCGCGACCTTCGGCTTCCGGCTTTTGAACACGCGCGATTTCAGAACCCTTTCATGGGATGTGCTGATAATGCTCGGCGGCGGTCTTTCGCTGGGGGTCGGATTGGAGCAGAGCGGTCTTGTGGGGGAGATCATCAAGGTAGTGCCGGACAGCATGCCTCTGTGGGGCTTGCTCGCGGTTATTGCCTTTATCGCGCTACTTATGTCCACCTTCATCAGCAATACGGCGACTGCCAATCTGCTTATCCCAGTGGCTGTATCCATTTCTTCCGGTTCGGCTCTCCACGCGCTGGTAGTTGCGATGGCGTGCAGTGGAGCAATGGCGCTCCCGGTAAGTTCGCCGCCGAATGCCATTGCCTTCGGTTCGGGAACTATCACCTCACGCCAGATGTTTCTAGCCGGAGGGCTGATAAGCCTGTTAACGCTTGCTGTCCTCTTGCTGGCGGGCGTATTCTATTGGGAGATGCTCGGCATCAAATAA
- a CDS encoding class I SAM-dependent methyltransferase, whose amino-acid sequence MTSVKKASAKWDKSAPGFDKFSVGVEKRYGRFKKEWFSRCRGRVMLVAVGTGLDLPYIPDNVELTAVDFSEKMLEEAGKKIRRTGRGVKLLHADVQELGVKDRSFDTIVTSCTFCSVPDPVKGLRELHRVMKDDGTLLMFEHVRPSNLLLGTMMDIMAPLISLMGPDINRRTGENVEKAGFRITREYNIYLDMVKLFEARKRV is encoded by the coding sequence ATGACCAGCGTTAAAAAGGCTTCGGCGAAGTGGGACAAGTCTGCCCCCGGCTTTGACAAATTCAGCGTCGGCGTTGAGAAGAGATACGGACGCTTCAAGAAGGAGTGGTTCTCCAGGTGCAGAGGGAGGGTGATGCTTGTAGCCGTCGGCACAGGCCTCGACCTTCCGTACATACCGGACAACGTGGAGCTTACCGCAGTCGACTTCTCCGAAAAAATGCTTGAAGAGGCCGGAAAAAAGATCCGGAGGACAGGAAGGGGCGTAAAACTACTTCACGCCGACGTGCAGGAACTAGGCGTCAAGGACAGATCATTCGATACGATTGTCACCTCATGCACCTTCTGCTCCGTTCCCGATCCTGTGAAAGGCCTTCGCGAACTGCACAGGGTAATGAAGGACGACGGCACGCTCCTGATGTTCGAGCATGTGCGGCCGTCGAACCTGCTCCTTGGAACAATGATGGATATAATGGCTCCGCTAATTTCGCTTATGGGGCCCGACATCAATCGCCGCACCGGCGAGAATGTAGAGAAGGCGGGATTCAGGATTACGAGGGAATACAACATCTACCTGGACATGGTTAAACTCTTCGAAGCGAGGAAACGCGTTTAA
- a CDS encoding Nif3-like dinuclear metal center hexameric protein — protein MRTLIPLLEKLAPPASASPFDNIGLLAGSGNISVKGIVVALDATSDVVDTAINTGANLIIVHHPLIFTPLKAVNIESATGNILARLLKNNISLYAMHTNLDSAPNGLNQYVAELLGLKKIRAVAGDGIIFRIGEVSKTVDSHQFAETVKKNLSLAGVRHYGPAKKVKNVAVCTGSGGDLVTGSLEAGADILVTGDVKHHNGVECNELGFPVIDAGHLGTEKHMVPLVGNYLKKNLTKLKKNIRITLFNEKELYDYL, from the coding sequence GTGAGAACACTCATCCCCCTTCTGGAAAAACTTGCGCCTCCTGCTTCAGCGTCACCATTTGATAACATCGGCCTTCTGGCAGGAAGCGGCAACATCTCCGTAAAGGGTATCGTCGTCGCGCTGGACGCCACAAGCGATGTCGTCGATACCGCTATAAATACCGGTGCAAACCTGATAATCGTTCATCACCCTCTCATATTTACTCCGCTGAAAGCCGTCAATATCGAAAGCGCAACCGGAAACATCCTTGCCCGCCTACTGAAAAACAACATCTCGCTATACGCTATGCACACAAACCTCGACTCGGCGCCGAACGGCCTAAACCAGTATGTGGCAGAACTCCTCGGCCTTAAAAAGATCCGCGCGGTAGCCGGAGACGGCATCATTTTCAGAATAGGAGAGGTATCGAAAACGGTCGATTCGCACCAATTTGCGGAAACTGTCAAAAAAAATCTCTCACTTGCCGGAGTAAGGCATTACGGACCGGCGAAAAAAGTGAAAAATGTCGCCGTCTGCACCGGAAGCGGAGGAGATCTTGTCACCGGCTCGCTTGAAGCAGGAGCAGATATTCTTGTAACGGGCGATGTAAAACATCACAACGGAGTAGAGTGTAACGAACTCGGCTTTCCGGTCATTGATGCCGGGCATCTCGGCACCGAAAAGCATATGGTTCCGCTTGTCGGGAACTATCTGAAAAAGAATCTGACAAAATTGAAAAAAAATATTAGAATTACTCTCTTCAACGAAAAAGAACTGTACGATTACTTATAG